A portion of the Cryptomeria japonica chromosome 5, Sugi_1.0, whole genome shotgun sequence genome contains these proteins:
- the LOC131030188 gene encoding uncharacterized protein LOC131030188, protein MTPPPATATASNIFSHFPVEVSSQNRNGFQKTAHIDVGEDDVKIKNEGKPRTEISLANFSSEDPVKQGKGKSSEQPKSLRSRLIKLFKSPTRGENYNIPQALMSVDMIILFVAITCGVGTTINAIDNMGQIEKAQGYTPVNISTVFSLINIWNFLGRVAAGLFSEFLYEKYKFPRPLIFTIVLLIACLQHVFTAFPLPGSPYVASTVISLYFRTRWPKSFRSCLVSGLHFTNRKWRERANKGEGLKHLPCCGYMEVKEASLLAQRRLFAVFISFLIMSPAEGIFMPRIYSETQSAQTISDSDINQYAPAVHSERTAATMDMVPRPRKLSEPSKPKLDRGSGA, encoded by the exons ATGACTCCACCTCCCGCCACCGCCACGGCCTCCAATATTTTTAG TCATTTCCCAGTAGAAGTGTCTTCCCAGAACCGAAATGGGTTTCAGAAGACTGCACATATTGATGTTGGAGAAGATGATGTGAagatcaaaaatgagggaaaacccaGAACTGAGATCAGTTTGGCAAATTTTAGCAGTGAAGATCCTGTGAAGCAAGGTAAAGGCAAGAGCAGTGAGCAGCCCAAGTCTTTAAGATCCCGTCTCATCAAATTGTTTAAGAGCCCCACGAGAGGAGAGAACTACAACATCCCCCAGGCACTTATGAGTGTGGACATGATAATCTTATTTGTAGCCATTACTTGCGGGGTTGGAACTACTATCAACGCCATTGACAACATGGGTCAGATTGAAAAAGCCCAGGGTTACACTCCTGTGAATATCAGTACTGTTTTTTCTCTCATCAACATCTGGAACTTTCTAGGCCGTGTGGCGGCAGGACTTTTCTCTGAGTTTCTGTATGAAAAGTACAAATTTCCCAGGCCATTGATTTTCACAATAGTATTGCTTATCGCTTGTCTTCAGCATGTCTTTACAGCTTTTCCTCTGCCAGGATCACCGTATGTAGCCTCAACCGTTATAAGCTTGTATTTTAGAACTCGGTGGCCCAAATCCTTCAGATCCTGTCTGGTCAGTGGATTGCATTTTACAAATAGAAAATGGAGGGAGAGAGCAAACAAGGGTGAGGGACTAAAGCACCTTCCCTGCTGTGGATATATGGAAGTGAAGGAGGCATCTCTTCTAGCCCAGAGAAGATTGTTTGCGGTATTTATATCCTTTCTGATAATGTCCCCTGCTGAAGGGATTTTCATGCCTCGTATATATTCAGAAACTCAATCTGCCCAAACAATTTCAGACAGTGATATCAATCAATATGCTCCAGCTGTTCATTCAGAG AGAACTGCAGCTACGATGGACATGGTGCCGAGGCCTCGCAAACTTTCAGAACCAAGTAAACCTAAGCTTGATCGAGGAAGTGGTGCATag